Part of the Leishmania major strain Friedlin complete genome, chromosome 7 genome is shown below.
ccacccctttccacacacacacacacacacacacacacacacgcacacacgtcaCTGTTCGGTTgttgagggggaggggagtgcgACAGGTGATAACGAATCACGGAAAGcgtggagaggagggaacagcgagagaggaaggaaggagggccggtggagggagggccggtggagggagggccggtggagggagggccggtggagggagggccggtggagggaggtgcggcgacgcacgcacacgctaACAGGAAAGAACACGAACTCGAAGAGGAGCACTCTACcagacgaaaaaaagggggaaaggtGAAACTGTACAAAGAGAAGAGCGCGAGAGTGGGCGTGAAGGATGAAGGAGGCAACGGACTGGGGGTGGAAGATgggcctgtgtgtgtgtgggagggggggggagtatCGGAAGGGGTGCACCAGCTCTTACTTGAATATGCATGGGCAGTGCAGCGCGAGCACGACATGAGGAAGAGCACAAAGACGcacacaacgaaaaaaaaacatgcGAGCGTCATCCCCAGGCCCCTCCACACAACACCTTCGTAGGattgtgtgcatgcgtgtcgCTCCTCCATAGGGTGAGACACAAAGCACCCacacgaggaggaagaggaggagacagcagagaaagagaaaaccTAAAGATGCAGGTAGCACAGAGAGAGCAGTGACGTCGCATACAACCACACAGAACCCAAAGAAACACAAACGGCCTAAaaacaccacacacacacacacacgagagggGGGATAGAGAGAtgcctcacacacacacacacagagagaaggcagggggcttctcctttccttttcttcgGGTTCGCTTCGTGTCCGCGTGCCCCCATTTCTCGGCCATACAACGTCAGGGCCAACATCGCTCTACCCACCCTGCGCCTCGTACggcgcctcacagccgctcccccatcaggcacgtcgccaccgctggtgcatccacctctcctctccggggggggggggggggagggggcgtctCTCAGGCGCCCCGcaccagcaggcggcgcgAGGGCCAGGTGTGGCATACGCTCGAGCCACGCGGACACTTTTTGCCCATCCGATGAGCACCGCAAACGCGTTCACTGCCGCAGAGCTCgccccgacgccacgccgcccagGACCCGCCCGCCGACATCCACAGCGATGGCCCGCTCTCGCCCGCccacgtcgtcggcgctggacacgcgcaccaccagaagcggcTCCGCATTCGGCCGGAACGGgagcggggagaggggggtgctCGGCGTCCACCCAGACCGAGTGGACACACCGGACCCGGAGATGCCACGCGCGGAGGGgtgtgtgccccccccctcctccgacGTCACCTGAGCAGCTTCAACGTGAGACGAAAACAAGGAAACAGtgaagaaaagaaaagaatggagagagagaggcaggagcacgaaaaaaaaggtaTATATCGTGTTGTAAGTGAacacacctgcacacgcacacgccgcagcggaaCGGCACGTGCCTCAGCAAGAGAACCAACAAACGAGCTTACGCACATGGGCGCTGAGAACacggagggaggagggaaagggaggtgGCTACGAGGAGCTCGCGGCTCCATAGACAAGAGCCCACGCCCGCAAACAAACACGTACAAACTGGACAGCCGTGCGTGTGAGACAGACAAGCCTGGGAGGGTGGCAGGTCTAGCTCTGTAACGCCCCACCAAACCACCTACTGCGAATCCCTGTCATGaagcgctgcatcgccgtcTCGTTCTTGACACtcgccgcctgctcctctgcctcgcGCTTGCGCAGTTCGCGGCGCACGATGCGGATCTTCTCATTTAGAAGCGCACAGTTGTACGTCGTCGTGCACTCGAAGTGGTCCTCCTCAAAGTGGGAGCTCTTCGTATAGGCGATCTCCATGTACTTGGGTTTGTCGGCGAAGATGCGCACTTCCTCGATGTCCTTGATCGTCCGCTCCGTCGTCTTGGGCAGCGCCTCCGACGCGTTCGGACGCATTGTGTACAGGTGCTCGCCATCCACAcagagcagccgctgctgtcgtgcgCCGTACTTGTTGATGCAAATCACCTCGAACTGCTGGAAGGATACTGCCTCATCAACACCCATGTCAATGATGATGTCCTCTGTCAAGTCCCGCAGAACCTCTGTCGGGGCCTCCTCGACGGCGCGCCCGTTCACCACCACTTCCCGAACGCCAAACCGGAAAAGGGACAAGACGGTGCGCTCGGCGATGGGGCAGTTTGGCTGACCGCAGCCGGCGCCGAAATTGTAGTACTCGTTAATGTTCAGCTCCATCGGCCCATGCATGATACGAAGAGACCCTTGAATGATCCCGCTGGCTGGCAGACGGCTACAGATGGTAGCCTCCAACGACTCAGCGAGCATGTCGGCCGGCACGACGCACTGTCGCTGCACTGCCTTTGCCTGCGGATCTAATGGGCGCACCTGCACGGTCAAGTTGACGTCGCGCGTTGTCGTATTCAGCAGGGCTGTGCGCTGCGGAAAGAGAAATAGCTTCGCCGCCGGCATCGGGTTAACGGCGTAGCAGGAAAAATTCTGCGCACCGAggtccagctgcgccgccatctcctcctcacccGTGTCCTCGTCAGCGATGAACAGCTTGTACAGGCGCGGGTTCGTCGAGTAGCGCTGCGAGAGCGATTCATTGGTCGCCACAGCCTGCTGCAAGAACGCTGCCACGACGTCGACACCGCGGTAGGTCGGCTGCGTCATATTCACGGTCACAGTCATGCGCTTGCCCTCAGCGTTGAGAAACGTGCTAAATACGCGCACTTCGCGCGTGGAAGGAACGGCATCGCAGGCGAAGTCATTCGAGACAATGCTCTGGGTATTGCTCAGCAGCCCGTCCCACTGCAGCCCTCGACCGCAACTGCCGCGCAGTTGGGATGCGCAGCCGGCTGCAATGGTGATGGATCCTTGGCGCTGCAGTGCGCCTGCTAAGGTCCGCCCAACATTACAAAAGAGGGCGTTGGCCGTCAGTGCCCGCTCCGCGATTGCATCCTGCACCTCGTCCCGGGTCAGTGCCCAGACTTTACCTAGCTCGTCGTTGTATTCACTCGCGTTGGCCCGCCAATCATCCACCGCGTGCCACGATTCGCCATTAGCAGCGCGTGGGACCTTGTAGACACACTTTCTCTGCTCTCGCTCCAAGTCCTCGGCGACATCGATGCCCGTCACGTCGACGGCCCATCGCATCATTGTCTACCTCCTCACACCCGCCACGCCGAAGCGTGtttgcgtgcctgtgtgtgtgtgtgtgtgtgtgtctccgtATATCTGGTGTTCGGGCTCTCGGACGCACTGGAGCCTGCGCCAATGGTGGGCACAGAAGCAGTGCCCCAAGAGCCGAAATGTACAAAGAATGCCGGCAGTGGCACGCGCGGCCTGAGGTGAGGCGCTCGTGCAAAAAAATTCGTGACGGCACGAACGCACCTCGGCATGTGGGCAGAAGAAAAACGTGAGCGGCACAACGCATCCAACGGCCTTGTGCACGTCAGCCAGGGCACAACCGTGGCAACCTGGAGAGCGCCGTGAATAAACTACGGCAGCGCGAAGGCAATGACCCTCACACAACCACAGAAACCCCTCACAAAGAGAAAAGGCGAGGACAGATGAAAATGACCAACACGCACAGTCGACGCGTCTGTGTGAATACTTGTTTTCCTTCGCCGGCGCGAGAGGGAAGGTGGGagacgagagaggggaagagggagaaggggagtAGGGGGGAAGTCTCGAGGAGTACAACAAGCGTTGCGACACGTAGAAAAACATACGGTCGCACAACCCGAGATGAGGGGTGCGTGCCATCGTACAGCTTCGACCAAGTCTTGTCACTCAAGGTGATCCTTAGGGGCGGTGTGTGCACCTCCATTGGAGACTCACGAGAATGCTGGACCACCCATATTTCCGGATCTCCTGTCTCATCTGGTGAAGCGGTGAACTGGAGCTGGATGGGTGAGACCGACTCTAACGCACCGGCAACGATCGAAAGAAGGCCCGAGAGGGGATTCGAGTGGCGAAGTGAAGAACGTGACTTCGAATAAGAATTGAAAGCGAAGCGGCATTATGTGGTGTATCCGCACATCGGAAGTAGCCGATGGCGCACGATGCACCGGTGCCTCTCGTCAGCTCTGAGCGCCTGGGGAACACTGACggaaaagggaagggaagacaTGCACGGGAATCCACTGACGAAAACGATGAGGAAGAAAGTACTTTAGACGGCAAGAAAGGCGCGCTGGCTGGCTGTGGAACAGAAGCAAGGCGCTGAGGCAGAGGATACAGGAACCCAGAGGACAATGGGCGAACATCTGCATTCACTGTGCAAGGCGAGCCATCACCGCCGTGTGCACTCGACTAGGCGCCccatgtgcatgtgtgcttgtgcctCGTCGCAAGAACGGGCGGAAGTCAAAACAGCTGCAGTCAACGAGACTAGAAGCGGTGGGCGGAAGATGAGGCGCCAAAGGCGTGGaggaaaggaaagagggaggggaagaacTTCGATAACATATCCCCTCGTGCTGTACAGCAGATCGCATATGCCTTGGTGGCGATTGGAtcgcagaggagggggagggggaaggggggcacGTGCAaatatgtgtgtgtatctaTATCTaatatctatatctatatctatagagagagagagagatagagatCCGTGCGCCAGTGGTCAGCGAACgaggaaaagggagagggaggaagaagaaggggcgggggtgggggtggtaGCGTGAGAGAGGTCTAAACGCGAACGGAGTGCCTCGCAAACAAGTAAGGCAGTGCACGAGAAGCGGGTGGAGGGAAAAGAGCACACGTACGCGGGAGTCACCTTATATgcgccccaccccccttCATCTGCTTCCTTGATGAAAGGTGTCCGCAGTGTCTGCCGAAGTGTGGGACGGAGGAAAATGGACTGAGCAGCACACCCTCACCatggcgacggtgccgacaCCATCGCGTCAGCGCCAGACAGAGCGGCCATCCATACGACACCAACGATACGTAGTGTTCTGAATGCACCAATGCGAGACCGACATCAGCGCACCGCGTGGAATTCACTCGCCGCGGCCCTGACAGCGCGTGCTCCTCGCTTTCGCACGCTGCCGAGCCGACACACTTGTGCGGCTGTATTTGTGTGAAAGAGCACCCAGGATTCGCAACCATCATGACAAAAGGAAAGCGCTGGCGCAGCCTCGCGGTGTCGCCGCAACAGAGGCACAAAGACACGAGATGAAGGTGCAGTATGATTTATGCAGACACGCCGCCAACGCTGTCGTACGCGTCACCCTCATCAACACCCACGCAACACCAACAGTAAAACGCACACATGTATCCCTTCACTGGAGAGGGGACACACGGCGACCTTTACCACCCACCTCCTACCTCAACCAGTTAcgggagagaaaagagaaggtgGATGATGGAGTCGGTCATGTTAGTCTGTTGAGATGCGCCGGTGGTCCAGAACACGCAGTTCACGATTCAGCTTGTAGTTTCGCCGGTACAAGGGAAACATGCGATCCCGCGAGGCTGCCAGCGATCCTGGACGGCTGGTGCGACCCTGCTCCGCTGGATAGCGCTGCCCCTTCATCGAATACGTGTAATGCAATGGCTTGTAGAGAGAGGCGACGTACGCCTCAtccagctgcagctccgcagcggccTCATCCAGGTTAAAGCGGCCACGGCGGTCAAGCGGGTGGACAGTCTTGTCCTTCCATCCGCGCTCGAAGGAGTTGTAGAGCGCACGCACAGTTCGGCGCATCTCTGTTTCCTATTGCTCCCTTCTTTTTCGCcgtgctctccctcctttccaAACGAACGCCACGGATACCCTTCGCCCGTGTGTGCACTGCGTTAtctgtatgtatgtgtgtatgtgtgtgtgtgttaaGAAACAGCGCGTCCAGAAATAGGAAGACGACCCCGATGATCATACACAAAAACGTCGTACTTTGCCGAGTGActgtggaggagagagatCGAACACCGCGACGCATGAAGAACAGCAGAGCAGCATGTGCAGAAAGAACGAATCATGAAGAGAAGccgagtggtggtggtgggggggggggggagagacgaGTGCAGCACATGGCATAAGCCTCAGCGTGCGCCCAGACAAGCGGAGATGCATCAAAGGCGGCAAGGACGCGAAAGGCACCAAACCTCCGCATGTGCAGGCCCTTTTCGCATGTCGCTTGAACACCATTCGTGCTAACCCAGCAGCACGCGATAAAGTCGGGGGTAGCCCTCAAACCCGCAGGAACTCTTGCTTCGCTACTTTTCCTGGACCACTCCACGAATCAAGACAACGAAAAAACGATTGtggaagggagagaagacacacatgcgcgcgcacacacacaacgaaaagaacagacagagagagcgtACCGTGCACTTGACACGCTGAACACCAcgctgccacacacacacacacacaacctTGCGCCGTTTGtccccttccttctcccTTGTTCTTCCTCGTCCCTCAGCATTGCGGGGGAAGTGAGGAGGGCGGCTCTGCACGTTGTGAGACAGACACCCGCGTGGACATACGCGTCTAACAAGAATACATGAAAAAGTAGGTTGTAGATTCTGTGCTGgagagccccccccccggggGAGATGAAGAACTTGCgtgctgtgtgcgcgtgcgcgtcctTTGGGCGCCCAAAAGTGCAGGCGACCTGTACTGCAGGTGCCTTCCGTGTTGGTCACTCACTCAGCCCCcccccgtcaccaccaccgccgccaccgccgccctaATCAttcgctgctctcctcctctctacTTCGTCACAGACCACTCACTCTCCCCCTCAAACTGAAGAGTCTTGTTCATGACCACGGCCGATCCTTCAACGCACACGGTTGTCTTGCCGGTTGAGGGGTCCGTCTTTTGCACGATGttggagagagagatgaggcCCTTATCCTTGCGGAACTCTCGGACCTCCACAATGACATCGAGGTCGTCGCCGACGAACACCGGGGCGGTGAAGCGCAAGTTCTGTGACAGATACACAGTGCCAGGGCCGGGCATCTCCTTTGCCATGAGACCCGAGAAGAGCGAGCCGGCGTACATGCCGTAGCAAATAGTGGTGGGAAACCCCGCTGCCCTAGCCGCCTCCGGGTCACTGTGAATGGGGTTGTGGTCGTCAATGACGTCGCCGAAGGTGTTGACATTCTCTTGGCTGATATGGACTGTCCTGGTCGCCCGTGAGCCCACACGGATGACAAGTGGTGCAGTCTCGCTGGACATGGTCGCTTGTGATGATGATGGTCCTTCGGTCTTCGCACGCTTGGAAGAGGATGACACTTGCTCGGCGCTCTGATCTCCACTGCGCATGTATGTTGTCGATACTGAGAGTTCGAGAAAAGAAGTATGCACAAATAATTAAAAAGAAAGGGATTCGGTGTGATACTCGAGCAGTGTCGCAGGCGATGGTGTCGAAAGAAAGGGatggagaaagagggagcgggaaggtggaggggagaaggTTCGGGGTTGTGTTGTGTGCGATGGCACACAGAAGCCGGCATCCGCTTCACGCATCCCACAGGCCATCCCTTTATTTGACTTGGTTTTGCACTCACACGTGCAACAGCTCGTGCGTGTCAGATGCGAAGGTGAACAAATCTTCGGCGGGCGGAGGGTGAGGGGGTAATGCACACCAACATCGATTCGGCATGAACtcacacacctcctccatgcACAAGAGCCCGAAGTGCCAAAAATATTCGAGAAGGCGATGATGATGGAAACACGCATGTGTTCCTTTTGTGTGAGCAGACGTTAGCAACAACAACTGCAGCAAAGACCAAGAGCTCTGCTGCTTTTtctctcccgcccccccccacacacacacatctttGCGTTCCCTGTGCAACGCTTAGGAGAGTTGTATTGGATCGATGGGGAGATgaaaacaagaaaacagCGCCGGACAGCCAGagtgtgtgcatgcatgcatgtatgtgtgtatgtgtgtttgtgtgtgtgtatgtgtgtatgtgtgtgtctattTAAaatgagggaggggggcccTCCGCACACGTGATGGTCGCAAAGATGCAAAACAGCCAAAAAAGAACACTTCAAAGGCAGCAAAGACAACAAAAAGTAAAACAAAgagcgcaccgccgccgtcacagCACCGACACGGACGCGGACAGACAATACAAGACGTACGTCACGTCAGCCAGCCGCCGACAGAGAAACGTGTGCCTcgcttctccccctccccccccccacacacacacacttttttgttgctgcCTCTGTGAATCACCTTTCGCTCGGGTGCTCCCGCCTTTTTGTACGTGTAGAGGTGTGTTCTTGGGGGGACAGTTTCCTTCCCAacgtcggcgacgcggcgctaAAGCCGACGCGTCCACTCGCTCTCCCCTTCGAAGTCCACCATCTTGTTCATTCCTACCGAGAACCCCTCAATGCAGGTGATCTTCACGCTTGGGTTCTTAGGGTCTGCCTTCTGAATGATGGTCGACATCTCAATGAGCCCTTTGTTGCGGCGGAACCGGGTGACTTTGGCAATCACCTCCAGCTCATCACCAACAAAGATGGGTCTTGTAAAGCGCAGGCTCTGCGATAAGTACACCGTGTTCGGGCCTGGGATTTCCGTCGCCATCAAGccggaaaagagagagccgGCCAGCATACCATAGCAtatgggggaggggaatCCGGCGGCTTTTGCAGCGGCCGCATCGCTATGAATGGGGTTGTGGTCTTGAATGAGGTCCCCAAAAGTGACCACATCCCTCTGCGTGATTTTCACCGTCTTTGAAGCCTGCGCCCCGACGCGGATGAtgcggcgtgctgccgcttgcATTGCGCTCGCCTGAGATGGGACAGTGGCAGAGACACTTATCGATCATACGATGTAGGATGAAAGGCAGttttgtgcgcgtgttgtCTGTGGAGAGTGCGCCACGCCAAGAACGCATGCCGaccgcgaaaaaaaaaaaaacgaatgAAGAGTGGTAGACAAACAAGGTGTagaaaacaagaaaacgTCGAGGCAGAGGATGTGAACGACAGAAAAGTGGTTGGCCGCAGCGCTGATCGTTTTCAGGCCTGTGCGCGCGGGTGCAGGCTGTGCGCAGCTTCGAAAAATTCGGCCCTGCTGAGGTGGTCTAGACAAAAAGGGAGAagccgacacgcacacacacgcgtgttcttcttctcccgccccgccctcttAGCGGTCACCAAAGAGTGTTCCGTCGTGGCCACAGCCGCGGAAAAAGACGTCCACTGCTCCATATTGCTTCTTTAGACGCAACGCGACGACATCAGTCCTCTTTCGAagcctacacacacacgcacgcgaaaCAAGTCGCCCTGGTCGACCGCCCGGCTCAGATCCGGTTGTACTGCAGCGCGTTCCGTTGCATCACCTTGTTCCATCGGTGTTCCCACCCACCCTGGTTCAAGGCATTGTCCGTACCCCAGCCCTTGTAGTGAACGCGGTGTACCAGAATGTTACCAGATCGGACCATCTTGTTCATCGTCCAGGATGATACGTTTGCGTATGGCACCCACTCGCGCGTGCCTAGCGCACCCTGTACCGCGTAGTAGCGGTCAACGTTGGCGAGACGGTAGTATGGAACCTTGAAGAGGCCGAACTGGTTGTAGCTGAAGCAAGTGACCTTCCGCTGAAGCATCTGCTG
Proteins encoded:
- the HTD2-2 gene encoding putative 3-hydroxyacyl-ACP dehydratase, with protein sequence MSSETAPLVIRVGSRATRTVHISQENVNTFGDVIDDHNPIHSDPEAARAAGFPTTICYGMYAGSLFSGLMAKEMPGPGTVYLSQNLRFTAPVFVGDDLDVIVEVREFRKDKGLISLSNIVQKTDPSTGKTTVCVEGSAVVMNKTLQFEGESEWSVTK
- the HTD2-1 gene encoding putative 3-hydroxyacyl-ACP dehydratase; its protein translation is MQAAARRIIRVGAQASKTVKITQRDVVTFGDLIQDHNPIHSDAAAAKAAGFPSPICYGMLAGSLFSGLMATEIPGPNTVYLSQSLRFTRPIFVGDELEVIAKVTRFRRNKGLIEMSTIIQKADPKNPSVKITCIEGFSVGMNKMVDFEGESEWTRRL